A genomic stretch from bacterium includes:
- a CDS encoding YbaK/EbsC family protein produces MPIRKLKEFLDNNNIRYVTITHSPAYTAQEIAASAHIPGREMAKTVMVKIDEKMAMVVLPANVQINFDFLRCITGAQRVSLASEEEFKDRFPESEIGAMPPFGNLYGLDVLVSEDLAMDEEIAFNAGSHSELIKMSYKDFERLVRPKVIVTS; encoded by the coding sequence ATGCCGATACGAAAATTAAAAGAGTTTCTGGATAACAATAACATCAGGTATGTAACTATCACTCACTCACCTGCCTACACTGCTCAGGAGATTGCAGCCTCAGCCCACATTCCTGGGCGGGAGATGGCCAAGACAGTCATGGTGAAAATCGATGAAAAAATGGCTATGGTTGTTCTGCCTGCCAATGTTCAGATAAACTTCGATTTCCTCAGATGCATCACCGGAGCACAGAGAGTTTCGCTTGCCAGTGAGGAAGAATTCAAGGACAGATTCCCGGAATCCGAGATTGGAGCCATGCCGCCTTTTGGCAATTTGTATGGCCTGGATGTACTGGTGTCAGAAGATCTGGCCATGGATGAGGAAATCGCCTTTAATGCCGGTTCTCACTCGGAGCTGATCAAGATGTCCTATAAAGATTTCGAGCGGCTCGTAAGGCCAAAAGTGATAGTAACGTCTTGA
- a CDS encoding cohesin domain-containing protein, whose translation MKPVISLNTICLKRRMGIIILLLLAILMPGKPALSAVVLEPGAILEAGAIPDPGAITAKPAQRSCLEDNSGILDIEGVSGKVGDEILIPIKIQALPRAVFSFGFEVSYDSRILEYTGFGFGRGDLAASLNRFDVYSLSPGKLRGGGLSLRDGLSKGANGCLASLKFMIRGGLEGECYPVKLENLVDDMANFPASSACVCITSVRMWYKDADKDGYGTRSVVKVQSNQPSGFVSNADDCDDSQTRINPATVWYQDEDGDEYGDKDSSRVQCRQPDGYTLNAPDNCPKVSNPKQTNSDQDSRGDACDNCPFMANEDQEDKDGDGVGDACDRCPDYYNPDQDDAASVVPDRAELPLLTLNCGQKVTLTPPTATDPCTGRKITAIRGSTEDIFSSGPGTYTVTWNYQKDRKTILTQQQTIAVVDKEPPVPHQKDLPAIVRDCVITDPGKPCTCEQKPIDPPRATDLCAGEIIATTQDPLVCESPGTYKVTWTYSDDSTKPVSQTQEVIVRLVAHVGPGQTFARVADGIGAVSAPGVIGKIKVARGEYRFDPKIYVQSRQILEGGWDPNFNIRDPKIYKTLLSGSSIVFIDANAASLDGFIIENSTAGDRDILPAILPVRFRKESFGNIAYSGGGIYCKNSSPLISNCEILNNRAYEAGGGLFCLNSSPTISNCVISKNRSDLFGGGICCLNSSPVVQNCTISENTAMYGSGISCDGSSFPVIINCTLWKNTASSDGGGIYVRDSSLKAVNCTLWGNSSASQGGSIYAENSLFTVTNSILWNNLPDEIWSDAGSTSQVTYCAVQGGFGAPEITHNIQSNPLFKDPNARDFRLFSGIHQRSPCIDAGTGSEAPDEDKDGESRPYDGDCDGTPEVDIGAYEYRDDQQPVPDLDPLPAVRGDCQLALTPPTATDDCAGPITAVTDKPLLYTSQGTFSVTWTYDDGHGNITRQDQTVVVQDTTPPVFDQNPLPDLRFECADQIQIIPPTATDLCAGKVTATTADSVPSSVGTTTLTWCYQDTLGNVSYQTQKVLVTDTQKPVPDLDTLPDIVAENTVTLTPPTATDRCQGKITAITDHLTYTQKGSHTVIWTYRDSSGNSVEQQQKVTIRRVLFTGPGQAYSTIKAALDSADSEDTIRLAAGSYSGVQVTIQKGIRLEGGWDSGFTHRDPALYPAVLAGAAGAGPVITFINCNQAIVDGLTITHVSSPGKPGAGSGISCRNSSPTIVNCIISGNSTSYGAGIYCEHSSPQIVRCTITENTAATAGGGIYWTSDSRPVILDCRFIHNISQGKPSHVSMESNPGFSSDLQLTGHKAFRQVQFLIYNNRSGLGRSAYRFFEQPCGLNQVIGNDDLVVISLQP comes from the coding sequence ATGAAACCTGTAATCAGCCTCAATACAATATGCCTGAAAAGGCGCATGGGGATAATTATTCTCCTGCTTCTGGCAATCCTGATGCCCGGCAAGCCTGCTCTCTCGGCAGTTGTCCTGGAGCCTGGGGCAATATTGGAAGCCGGGGCAATACCGGACCCTGGAGCAATAACGGCCAAACCGGCTCAAAGAAGTTGTCTGGAGGATAATTCCGGCATCCTGGACATCGAAGGGGTCAGTGGAAAGGTGGGCGATGAGATTCTCATTCCAATAAAGATCCAGGCCCTGCCCAGGGCAGTATTTTCCTTTGGCTTTGAAGTTTCTTATGATAGTCGCATTCTGGAATACACGGGTTTTGGCTTTGGCCGGGGAGATCTGGCTGCTTCACTCAACAGGTTCGATGTCTATTCCTTGAGCCCTGGCAAACTCAGGGGCGGGGGGCTTTCCCTGCGCGATGGGCTCTCGAAAGGGGCAAATGGCTGCCTTGCCTCGCTGAAGTTTATGATCAGGGGTGGCCTTGAAGGTGAATGTTACCCGGTGAAGCTTGAAAATCTGGTGGATGACATGGCCAATTTTCCTGCCAGTTCCGCGTGTGTCTGTATTACTTCCGTCAGGATGTGGTATAAGGATGCGGACAAAGATGGATATGGCACCAGGAGCGTGGTTAAGGTCCAGAGTAATCAGCCGTCCGGTTTTGTGTCCAATGCCGATGATTGCGATGACAGCCAGACCAGGATTAACCCGGCCACTGTGTGGTATCAGGACGAGGATGGTGATGAATATGGAGATAAGGATTCGTCCAGGGTCCAGTGCAGGCAGCCCGATGGTTATACTCTGAATGCTCCTGACAATTGCCCGAAGGTGTCCAATCCCAAACAGACAAACAGTGATCAAGACTCCCGGGGAGATGCCTGCGACAATTGTCCTTTTATGGCCAATGAGGATCAGGAGGATAAAGACGGAGATGGAGTGGGTGATGCATGTGACCGGTGCCCGGACTATTACAACCCGGATCAGGATGATGCCGCTTCAGTGGTTCCTGACAGGGCAGAATTGCCTCTGCTGACCCTGAATTGCGGCCAGAAGGTGACACTTACTCCGCCGACAGCTACCGATCCCTGCACCGGCAGGAAAATAACGGCCATAAGAGGGAGCACTGAGGATATCTTCTCCTCTGGACCGGGGACATATACCGTAACCTGGAACTACCAGAAGGATAGGAAAACCATCCTGACCCAGCAGCAGACTATCGCTGTGGTTGATAAGGAGCCCCCGGTTCCCCACCAGAAAGACCTTCCTGCAATCGTGAGAGACTGCGTGATCACGGATCCAGGGAAGCCATGCACCTGTGAACAAAAACCCATCGATCCTCCCAGGGCTACTGACCTGTGCGCTGGAGAAATCATTGCCACTACCCAGGATCCCCTGGTCTGTGAAAGTCCCGGCACCTACAAGGTGACCTGGACCTATAGTGATGACTCCACAAAACCTGTCTCACAGACTCAAGAGGTCATCGTGCGGCTTGTGGCCCACGTTGGACCAGGACAGACCTTTGCACGAGTGGCAGATGGAATTGGTGCTGTGTCTGCTCCAGGTGTTATCGGCAAGATCAAGGTTGCCAGAGGAGAATACCGTTTCGACCCGAAGATTTATGTTCAAAGCAGGCAAATTCTGGAAGGCGGGTGGGACCCCAATTTCAACATTCGGGACCCGAAGATCTATAAGACGTTACTTTCCGGCAGTTCGATCGTTTTTATCGATGCCAATGCAGCCAGCCTGGATGGTTTTATTATTGAAAATTCAACTGCCGGTGACAGGGATATACTTCCAGCAATACTACCGGTACGGTTCAGAAAAGAAAGTTTCGGCAATATTGCCTACTCCGGCGGCGGCATATACTGCAAGAATTCCTCACCGCTCATATCAAACTGCGAGATACTCAATAACCGGGCATATGAAGCAGGCGGCGGTCTGTTTTGTCTCAATTCCTCTCCAACCATTTCCAACTGCGTCATATCGAAAAACAGGTCCGATCTTTTCGGCGGCGGCATTTGCTGCCTGAACTCATCACCGGTCGTTCAAAATTGCACGATCTCGGAAAATACTGCCATGTACGGCAGCGGGATTTCCTGTGACGGTTCCTCGTTTCCGGTTATCATCAACTGTACCCTATGGAAGAACACGGCTTCCAGCGACGGCGGCGGGATATATGTCAGGGACTCGAGCCTGAAGGCCGTAAACTGCACCCTGTGGGGAAACAGCAGCGCCTCTCAGGGAGGCAGCATCTATGCTGAAAATTCCCTGTTCACGGTGACGAACAGCATCCTGTGGAATAACCTGCCCGATGAGATATGGTCCGATGCCGGATCAACCAGCCAGGTAACCTATTGCGCTGTTCAGGGAGGGTTTGGCGCTCCTGAAATCACCCATAATATTCAGAGCAATCCCTTATTCAAGGATCCCAATGCCCGGGATTTTCGCCTTTTTTCCGGCATACACCAAAGATCTCCCTGCATCGATGCAGGCACCGGGAGTGAAGCTCCGGATGAGGATAAGGATGGCGAATCAAGACCTTACGATGGGGACTGTGACGGGACGCCCGAAGTTGACATTGGTGCTTATGAGTACCGGGATGACCAGCAGCCGGTGCCTGATCTCGATCCCCTGCCGGCGGTCAGAGGAGATTGCCAGCTTGCCCTGACCCCGCCGACAGCGACCGATGACTGCGCCGGACCGATTACCGCTGTCACTGATAAGCCGCTCCTCTACACCAGCCAGGGCACTTTTTCGGTGACCTGGACCTATGACGACGGCCACGGGAATATCACCCGGCAGGACCAGACGGTCGTGGTTCAGGATACCACTCCCCCTGTTTTCGACCAAAATCCTTTGCCGGACCTGAGATTCGAGTGCGCTGATCAGATACAGATCATCCCGCCGACAGCCACAGATCTTTGCGCCGGAAAAGTAACGGCAACCACTGCCGATTCCGTACCCTCATCGGTCGGCACAACTACTCTGACCTGGTGCTATCAGGACACCCTTGGCAATGTCTCGTACCAGACGCAGAAGGTTCTGGTGACCGATACCCAAAAGCCGGTGCCGGACCTCGATACCCTGCCGGATATCGTGGCTGAGAATACCGTTACCCTGACACCGCCGACAGCCACTGACCGCTGCCAGGGGAAGATTACAGCAATAACCGACCACCTCACCTATACCCAAAAGGGCAGTCATACGGTAATCTGGACCTATCGTGACAGCAGCGGCAATAGCGTGGAGCAGCAGCAGAAGGTAACTATCAGGCGGGTGCTCTTCACCGGCCCCGGACAGGCATATTCAACCATCAAAGCGGCCCTGGACAGCGCTGACAGCGAAGATACCATCAGACTGGCCGCAGGCTCATATTCCGGTGTCCAGGTTACCATCCAGAAGGGAATCAGGCTGGAAGGGGGATGGGACAGCGGTTTTACGCACCGGGATCCCGCCCTCTATCCGGCTGTTCTGGCTGGTGCAGCGGGAGCAGGGCCGGTGATAACCTTTATCAATTGCAATCAGGCAATAGTTGACGGATTAACCATTACCCATGTCAGCAGTCCGGGCAAGCCCGGGGCCGGCTCCGGAATATCCTGCCGCAATTCTTCTCCCACAATCGTAAACTGCATCATATCCGGCAACAGCACCTCGTATGGTGCCGGAATATATTGTGAACATTCCTCTCCCCAGATCGTCCGCTGCACCATCACGGAGAATACCGCTGCCACAGCCGGAGGAGGGATTTACTGGACCTCGGACTCCCGGCCAGTTATCCTGGATTGCCGATTCATCCATAATATCAGCCAGGGGAAGCCCAGCCATGTCAGTATGGAAAGTAACCCCGGTTTCTCTTCCGACCTCCAGTTGACAGGCCACAAGGCTTTCAGGCAGGTTCAGTTCCTGATCTACAACAACCGGAGCGGGCTGGGAAGATCTGCCTACCGGTTCTTTGAACAGCCATGCGGGTTGAATCAGGTTATCGGTAACGATGACCTTGTGGTCATCTCCCTTCAGCCATGA
- the floA gene encoding flotillin-like protein FloA (flotillin-like protein involved in membrane lipid rafts) gives MPLTPLFPFFAFAFIIIFLILFTYLIPVQLWIAAWSSGAYVGIINLIGMRFRRVPPHVVVNARISAVKAGLDIAINDLEALFLAGGHVESVVKALISADKAGIKMGFDIASGIDLAGRNVLEAVQMSVIPKVIETPVVAAVAKDGIQVQAKSRVTVRANMERLVGGAGEETIIARVGEGVVTTIGSSASYKDVLENPDSISRTVLSKGLDSGTAFEILSIDIADVDVGENVGARLQTMQAQADKEIAQAQAESRRALAVAMEQEMKAKVQEMKAKVIEAESQVPLAMAEAFRRGNLGVMDYYHLKNISADTEMRESISRMGGEKPATPGGGQPKTEKEKG, from the coding sequence ATGCCCTTAACACCATTATTCCCATTTTTCGCTTTTGCTTTTATCATTATTTTCCTGATTCTTTTCACCTACCTTATTCCGGTCCAGCTCTGGATTGCCGCCTGGTCTTCCGGAGCTTATGTGGGAATCATCAACCTGATCGGCATGAGGTTTCGCCGGGTGCCGCCCCATGTGGTGGTTAATGCCAGAATCAGCGCTGTCAAGGCGGGTCTGGATATTGCCATCAATGATCTTGAGGCCTTGTTTCTGGCAGGGGGGCATGTCGAATCCGTGGTCAAGGCCCTCATTTCCGCAGACAAGGCAGGAATCAAGATGGGATTCGACATTGCATCGGGCATAGACCTTGCTGGCCGGAACGTACTGGAAGCAGTGCAGATGAGCGTTATTCCCAAGGTCATCGAAACTCCGGTTGTGGCTGCCGTAGCCAAGGACGGTATTCAGGTTCAGGCCAAATCCCGGGTGACGGTGCGGGCCAACATGGAGCGGCTGGTCGGAGGAGCGGGAGAGGAAACCATCATCGCCCGCGTCGGAGAGGGTGTGGTCACTACCATCGGCTCCTCGGCCTCATATAAAGACGTTCTGGAAAACCCGGATTCCATCTCCCGGACAGTCCTGTCCAAGGGGCTGGATTCAGGGACTGCCTTTGAAATCCTGTCCATTGATATTGCCGATGTGGATGTAGGAGAAAATGTCGGAGCCCGCCTGCAGACCATGCAGGCCCAGGCTGATAAGGAAATCGCTCAGGCACAGGCTGAAAGCCGTCGTGCTCTGGCGGTAGCCATGGAGCAGGAAATGAAAGCCAAGGTACAGGAAATGAAGGCCAAAGTCATCGAGGCCGAATCCCAGGTGCCGCTGGCTATGGCCGAAGCCTTCCGCAGGGGGAATCTTGGTGTCATGGATTACTATCATCTCAAGAATATCTCGGCTGATACCGAAATGCGGGAATCCATTTCCCGAATGGGAGGGGAAAAACCCGCAACTCCCGGCGGCGGACAACCCAAGACCGAGAAAGAGAAAGGCTAG
- a CDS encoding NfeD family protein: MERIFSVHRFPALVLSLILFLTLFSLRASNSVAVIGQGGDKGRNRQDEVFLVKLSGEVDQGLSPFIRRVVRQADEQGIRAIILEINTLGGRLDAAIDIRDTLLNSKTLTIAYINERAISAGALISLACQKIVMAPGATIGAATPVIIDPFSQKGEPASEKVISYFRKEMKATAEKNHRPSRIAEAMVDPDVVIEGLTEKGKLLTLTTSEALRSKVADFEITGGTGEILQKFNLHLPMQARLVEQRANWAEKFLRATSGSLISSVLLTIGLLGLLIELRTPTWGIAGTVGLICLAVFFWGHVILRLVGWEEVALLLIGTVLLLLEILVIPGFGLTGILGLAALAAGFILSLVGRNPTSWELWSAVSHISIVMLIALIALALSVKFLAKSAAVQRLVLQTRTGQGRQREAEQPKTDTAAPEEARPALKSDQEPDRVQHLDQSGVALTNLRPAGKAAFGKKRLNVVSEGDFIDRGSAVRIVRVEGSRIMVQKIGKEERV, translated from the coding sequence ATGGAAAGGATATTTTCTGTGCATCGCTTCCCGGCACTGGTGCTGTCATTGATTCTATTTCTGACTCTCTTTTCCTTGAGAGCCTCAAACAGTGTGGCTGTAATCGGGCAGGGGGGGGATAAGGGGCGGAACAGGCAGGATGAGGTTTTCCTGGTCAAGCTCAGTGGAGAGGTCGATCAGGGGCTTTCCCCGTTCATCAGGCGCGTGGTCCGGCAGGCTGATGAACAGGGTATCCGGGCCATAATCCTGGAAATCAACACTCTTGGAGGCCGCCTGGATGCAGCCATCGACATCCGGGATACCCTGCTGAATTCAAAAACCCTGACCATCGCCTATATCAACGAGCGGGCCATCTCTGCCGGAGCGCTGATTTCCCTGGCCTGCCAGAAAATTGTCATGGCCCCCGGAGCCACGATCGGAGCAGCCACACCAGTTATAATCGACCCTTTCAGTCAGAAGGGAGAACCTGCCAGTGAAAAGGTGATCTCCTACTTCCGCAAGGAGATGAAGGCCACAGCGGAAAAAAACCACCGTCCTTCGCGAATTGCTGAAGCCATGGTCGATCCGGATGTAGTCATCGAGGGACTGACCGAAAAAGGAAAGCTGCTGACGCTGACCACCTCTGAGGCCCTGCGTTCCAAAGTTGCCGATTTTGAAATCACCGGCGGAACCGGAGAGATCCTGCAAAAATTCAATCTCCATCTACCTATGCAAGCCAGGCTGGTGGAGCAAAGAGCGAACTGGGCAGAAAAGTTTCTCCGGGCCACGAGCGGCAGTCTGATCAGCTCCGTGCTCCTGACCATTGGCCTGCTCGGCCTGCTTATTGAGCTGAGGACACCTACCTGGGGGATCGCCGGAACCGTGGGATTGATCTGCCTGGCTGTGTTCTTCTGGGGGCATGTGATTCTCAGGCTGGTCGGCTGGGAAGAGGTCGCGCTCCTTTTGATCGGCACGGTTCTGCTCCTTTTGGAAATCCTGGTTATTCCCGGTTTCGGTCTGACCGGCATCCTTGGCCTGGCAGCCCTGGCCGCCGGTTTCATCCTGAGTCTGGTGGGCAGGAATCCCACTTCCTGGGAGCTATGGAGTGCGGTATCGCACATCTCGATTGTCATGCTCATCGCCCTGATTGCCCTTGCCCTGTCGGTGAAATTTCTGGCCAAAAGCGCGGCTGTCCAGCGGCTGGTGCTCCAGACCCGCACCGGCCAGGGACGACAGCGTGAGGCTGAACAGCCAAAAACCGACACTGCTGCGCCGGAAGAAGCACGGCCAGCCCTGAAATCAGACCAGGAACCGGACCGGGTTCAGCATCTTGACCAGAGCGGAGTGGCCCTGACTAACCTTCGGCCCGCCGGGAAGGCGGCATTCGGAAAAAAGCGCCTGAACGTGGTCAGCGAGGGAGATTTTATCGACCGGGGCTCTGCAGTGCGGATTGTCCGGGTGGAGGGCAGCAGGATCATGGTCCAAAAAATCGGAAAGGAGGAGAGGGTTTGA
- a CDS encoding NfeD family protein: protein MILRYAFLHLPVLAMLLLLLVSGILLLTGSAMSLPVLILLLMLLGTVLMLVEVFIIPGFGLAGTGAVFLLATAVYLAWSRLNIAWAIGAALVSIGSIVLSIILLRKSGLTSTFVLKRQVGKPAPHAAGGGDREEGAGKNSALSPGQTGLAASDLRPAGIANFQGHRLNVLTDGTYLEKGTRVRIVRIEGNRIFVEEEQ, encoded by the coding sequence TTGATACTGCGGTATGCCTTCCTGCATCTGCCCGTTCTGGCCATGCTGCTTCTGCTTTTGGTGTCGGGCATTCTGCTGCTCACCGGATCGGCAATGAGCCTGCCTGTTCTGATTCTCCTGCTGATGCTTCTGGGAACGGTCCTGATGCTCGTCGAAGTATTCATTATCCCCGGCTTTGGCCTTGCAGGTACCGGAGCCGTTTTCCTGCTGGCTACGGCTGTTTATCTGGCATGGAGCAGGCTGAACATAGCCTGGGCAATCGGGGCCGCGCTGGTCAGCATTGGATCGATTGTCCTGTCGATCATCCTTTTACGGAAAAGCGGTCTGACCAGCACTTTTGTGCTGAAACGCCAGGTTGGAAAGCCTGCCCCTCACGCTGCCGGTGGTGGAGATAGAGAAGAGGGCGCAGGGAAAAATTCAGCTCTATCTCCCGGGCAAACCGGCCTGGCCGCATCTGACCTCAGACCGGCAGGTATAGCCAACTTTCAGGGACATCGCCTGAATGTGCTCACCGATGGCACCTATCTGGAAAAAGGCACCAGAGTCAGGATTGTCCGGATAGAGGGCAATCGCATATTTGTCGAGGAAGAACAGTGA
- a CDS encoding peptidylprolyl isomerase, with product MNYQKTVRFTVTLFACACISLLLYSCHSSPTPGKGEDKGTTSSPAAPKEGGEKQSPSGQLQSPGDVVATVNGVNISRKELDRTLNAHTSQNPDMADKMPPEQKLQLQQMILDRLVEGELICQKGKELNITIPDEEILARIEQFKKQFPTEEEFNNRLKENNINLDDLKNELRKNMIISKVIQQQITAQTTSQQASDEDLKKYYEAHKDQFKQEEMVQASHILVKVEKNADEATKKQAKEKIEGILKKARAGEDFAKLAKENSDCPSSQNGGDLGFFTRKQMVPEFSQAAFSMKVGEISNVVETPFGYHIIKVTNTKPAAESSFEESKARIQQYLSGKQRSDAVKNYIQSLREKADIKTFLPKPSPAPENPATPSPGAGSPPAPAAPAAPPAGNTPAGQ from the coding sequence ATGAATTATCAAAAGACTGTCAGATTTACCGTAACACTTTTTGCCTGCGCCTGTATCTCTTTATTGCTTTATTCCTGCCATTCTTCTCCCACACCTGGCAAGGGTGAAGATAAAGGAACCACATCTTCTCCCGCTGCACCAAAGGAGGGGGGAGAAAAACAATCCCCATCCGGTCAGCTTCAGAGTCCGGGCGATGTCGTCGCTACGGTTAATGGAGTGAATATCTCTCGAAAAGAACTGGACCGGACCTTGAATGCTCATACCTCCCAGAACCCGGATATGGCAGATAAAATGCCGCCGGAGCAAAAGCTCCAGCTTCAGCAGATGATTCTTGACCGGCTGGTCGAGGGTGAATTGATTTGCCAAAAAGGCAAGGAGCTCAACATTACGATTCCGGACGAAGAGATACTGGCCCGGATTGAGCAATTCAAAAAACAGTTCCCCACCGAAGAGGAGTTTAATAACAGGTTAAAAGAGAATAATATAAACCTGGATGATCTGAAGAATGAGTTAAGAAAGAACATGATCATCTCCAAGGTTATTCAGCAGCAGATAACTGCTCAAACCACATCCCAGCAGGCAAGCGATGAAGATCTCAAAAAGTACTATGAGGCGCATAAGGATCAGTTTAAGCAGGAAGAGATGGTCCAGGCCAGCCATATCCTGGTCAAGGTTGAAAAGAATGCTGATGAGGCAACGAAGAAGCAGGCTAAAGAGAAAATTGAGGGAATCCTCAAGAAAGCCAGGGCAGGCGAAGATTTCGCTAAACTTGCCAAGGAAAATTCCGATTGCCCAAGCTCTCAAAACGGCGGGGACCTGGGCTTTTTTACCCGCAAACAGATGGTTCCGGAATTCTCTCAGGCAGCCTTTAGCATGAAGGTTGGGGAAATCAGCAACGTGGTCGAAACCCCGTTTGGCTACCATATCATTAAAGTTACCAATACTAAGCCTGCTGCTGAAAGTTCCTTCGAAGAAAGTAAAGCCCGGATCCAGCAGTACCTCAGCGGAAAACAGCGGAGCGATGCCGTTAAAAATTACATTCAGTCCTTACGGGAGAAGGCTGACATAAAAACCTTTTTACCGAAACCATCGCCTGCACCGGAAAATCCGGCAACTCCTTCTCCCGGAGCAGGTTCACCACCAGCTCCTGCTGCACCTGCGGCTCCCCCCGCAGGGAATACGCCAGCAGGTCAATAG